A window of the Thalassospira sp. TSL5-1 genome harbors these coding sequences:
- a CDS encoding LLM class flavin-dependent oxidoreductase: MTRFSILDLCPVNTGEHPSDALRNTLELAQHGEKLGYHRYWLAEHHNMPGIASAATSVVIAHVAGGTKTIRVGSGGIMLPNHAPLVIAEQFGTLDALHPGRIDLGIGRAPGTDQRTAAALRRDMHGSEERFIQDVLQVQQFLAPLEGKPAIRAVPGYGSQVPMWLLGSSLFSADLAARLGLPFAFASHFAPDYLMQALDLYRSRFEPSDQLDKPYAAAAMGFFAADSDAEGQHLATSMQQQFLNLRRGNPGQLPAPVEDMDTIWNSIEKAGVNHAMRYAAVGSHATVKAKVREFLYETGVDELILTANIFDHQARLKSFTIGAAIRDELADEKAKTACA; encoded by the coding sequence ATGACACGTTTCTCCATCCTTGACCTTTGCCCGGTAAATACGGGCGAACATCCATCCGATGCGCTGCGCAACACCCTGGAGCTGGCCCAACACGGCGAAAAGCTGGGTTATCATCGCTATTGGCTGGCCGAACATCACAACATGCCCGGCATTGCCAGTGCCGCCACATCCGTGGTCATTGCCCATGTTGCCGGGGGCACCAAAACCATTCGGGTTGGCTCTGGTGGCATTATGCTCCCCAACCATGCACCTTTGGTGATTGCCGAACAGTTTGGCACCCTCGATGCCCTGCATCCGGGCCGGATTGATCTTGGCATTGGCCGCGCCCCCGGCACGGACCAGCGCACGGCGGCTGCCCTGCGCCGCGACATGCACGGCAGCGAGGAGCGCTTTATTCAGGATGTATTGCAGGTTCAGCAATTCCTTGCCCCGCTGGAGGGCAAACCCGCCATTCGTGCCGTTCCAGGTTATGGGTCGCAAGTTCCCATGTGGCTTTTGGGCTCCAGCCTGTTCTCCGCCGACCTTGCCGCGCGGTTGGGCCTGCCTTTTGCCTTTGCTTCGCACTTCGCGCCCGATTATCTGATGCAGGCGCTCGATCTTTATCGTTCGCGCTTTGAACCGTCCGATCAGCTGGATAAACCCTATGCTGCGGCCGCAATGGGCTTTTTTGCTGCCGATAGCGACGCGGAAGGCCAGCATCTTGCCACCTCGATGCAGCAGCAATTTTTAAATTTGCGCCGGGGCAATCCGGGCCAGTTGCCCGCCCCCGTTGAGGATATGGATACCATCTGGAATTCGATTGAAAAAGCCGGCGTCAACCATGCCATGCGCTATGCCGCAGTGGGGTCACACGCCACGGTCAAGGCCAAGGTGCGGGAATTTCTTTATGAAACCGGTGTGGATGAACTGATCCTGACAGCCAACATCTTTGACCATCAGGCACGGCTGAAATCCTTTACCATCGGGGCGGCCATTCGCGATGAACTGGCGGACGAAAAGGCCAAAACTGCCTGCGCCTGA
- a CDS encoding LysE family translocator, protein MLDGAQILTFTLVTSLLVMSPGPNGVLVAKTVPTSGRAAGFANVAGFVTAFYLHGTLSIFGISVILVQSAQAFFVVKMLGAAYLCWVGIKALRDAWRGVKTVAETAPAQRKRTLAKAYAEGFLTNALNPKVSIFYLAAFPQFVPVGAGSVTAAFTLVCLHALINAVWFSAMVLLLARLTGAVRNGRFQRALKAVTGTVFVAFGIKLATFRP, encoded by the coding sequence GTGCTAGATGGAGCGCAGATACTCACGTTTACGCTGGTCACATCGCTTTTGGTGATGTCACCCGGCCCCAATGGGGTATTGGTTGCCAAAACGGTGCCAACATCGGGCCGGGCGGCGGGCTTTGCCAATGTAGCCGGGTTTGTTACGGCATTTTACCTGCATGGAACGCTGTCCATTTTTGGTATTTCCGTCATTCTGGTGCAATCGGCGCAGGCATTTTTTGTGGTTAAAATGCTGGGCGCGGCCTATTTGTGCTGGGTCGGGATCAAGGCGCTGCGCGATGCCTGGCGCGGGGTTAAAACCGTGGCTGAAACTGCGCCTGCGCAACGCAAACGCACCCTTGCCAAGGCCTATGCGGAGGGGTTTTTGACCAATGCGCTTAATCCCAAGGTGTCGATTTTTTATCTGGCGGCTTTTCCCCAATTTGTCCCGGTCGGCGCGGGCTCGGTCACGGCGGCCTTTACGCTGGTTTGCCTTCATGCCCTGATCAACGCTGTATGGTTTAGTGCAATGGTTCTGCTGCTGGCCCGCCTGACGGGGGCGGTGCGCAATGGCCGTTTCCAGCGGGCGTTAAAGGCCGTAACCGGCACTGTCTTTGTTGCCTTTGGCATCAAGCTGGCAACATTCCGTCCCTAG
- a CDS encoding AraC family transcriptional regulator, whose protein sequence is MADYLIDPSLLDDTKDAAAIRGVVRRSALVRDTARHAHAYGQLIGPLKGSVRIETDAGIWVVPACHAVWVPPHHHHGLHSNGPFQGWSIYVPPVLCASLPQSPVTLHGNALLEAAIKRAALWQDGPQTPAQHRLAQVILDEIASALPVGLNLPAPQDPRLQRIARKLAADLADQRGMAQWANWAGMAPRTLSRRFVAETGLTFRDWRQRARLLAALEMLASDQAVTTIALDLGYENISAFIAAFKKVFGVTPGQYVAQLPDAGTTLKQA, encoded by the coding sequence ATGGCAGATTATTTGATCGATCCATCCCTGCTGGACGACACGAAGGATGCAGCCGCGATCCGGGGGGTGGTGCGGCGCAGTGCGCTTGTGCGCGATACCGCACGTCATGCCCATGCCTACGGGCAATTGATTGGCCCGCTCAAAGGATCGGTCCGAATTGAGACCGATGCCGGCATTTGGGTGGTACCGGCCTGTCATGCGGTCTGGGTGCCACCCCATCATCATCATGGTTTGCACTCAAATGGCCCGTTTCAGGGATGGAGCATCTATGTCCCGCCGGTCTTGTGCGCATCATTGCCGCAAAGCCCGGTCACGCTTCACGGCAATGCGCTGCTGGAGGCGGCGATTAAGCGTGCCGCCCTGTGGCAGGATGGCCCGCAAACCCCGGCCCAGCATCGTTTGGCCCAGGTTATTTTGGATGAAATTGCGTCTGCCTTGCCTGTTGGCCTGAATCTGCCAGCCCCACAGGACCCGCGTTTGCAGCGCATTGCCCGCAAACTTGCCGCCGATTTGGCGGACCAACGCGGGATGGCACAATGGGCCAATTGGGCCGGCATGGCACCCCGTACCCTTAGCCGCCGTTTTGTTGCCGAAACCGGCCTTACCTTTCGCGACTGGCGGCAACGCGCCCGGTTGCTGGCGGCACTGGAAATGCTGGCATCAGACCAGGCAGTAACGACCATTGCCCTTGATTTGGGCTATGAAAATATAAGTGCCTTCATTGCTGCCTTTAAAAAGGTATTTGGCGTCACGCCGGGGCAATATGTGGCCCAATTGCCGGATGCCGGAACGACATTAAAACAGGCATAA
- the sseA gene encoding 3-mercaptopyruvate sulfurtransferase, with protein sequence MTEPKSDALVSTQWLAEHLNAPDVRVIDASWYMPGSDKDARAIFDQKHIPGAVFFDIDDIAADDSAPLPHMMPDAIKFSAKVRKLGLGDGVRIVVYAQTGVASAACRAWWMLRHFGHSDVVVLDGGLPKWEAEGHPVTDAPTPPRERHFTARANSFLLREYDQILANVETGREQVVDARSAGRFAGTAEERWGKPGRIPGSYNVPFENLLNSDGTFKESDEIRNVFKDAGVNLDKPVVTSCGSGVTACVLAMGAYIAGKKHVAVYDGSWAEWASHPDSPRASGTS encoded by the coding sequence ATGACCGAACCCAAATCCGACGCGCTGGTTTCCACCCAGTGGCTGGCGGAGCATTTGAATGCCCCTGACGTCAGGGTGATTGACGCCAGCTGGTATATGCCGGGCAGCGACAAGGACGCGCGCGCCATTTTTGATCAAAAGCATATTCCGGGTGCCGTCTTTTTCGATATTGACGATATTGCCGCCGATGACAGCGCGCCCCTGCCCCATATGATGCCCGATGCCATCAAATTTTCGGCCAAGGTACGCAAACTGGGCCTGGGTGATGGGGTGCGCATTGTCGTTTATGCGCAAACCGGTGTGGCATCAGCCGCCTGCCGGGCCTGGTGGATGCTGCGCCATTTCGGACATAGCGATGTTGTTGTCCTCGATGGTGGCCTGCCCAAATGGGAGGCCGAAGGCCACCCCGTGACCGACGCCCCCACCCCGCCGCGCGAACGCCATTTTACCGCACGGGCCAACAGCTTTTTACTGCGCGAATATGACCAGATACTGGCAAATGTTGAAACTGGCCGCGAACAGGTTGTTGATGCCCGTTCAGCCGGGCGTTTTGCCGGTACGGCAGAGGAACGCTGGGGCAAGCCCGGTCGTATTCCCGGTTCGTATAATGTGCCGTTTGAAAATCTGCTCAATAGCGATGGCACATTCAAGGAATCCGACGAGATCCGCAATGTTTTCAAGGATGCTGGTGTGAACCTGGACAAGCCGGTGGTCACCAGTTGCGGGTCGGGTGTGACGGCCTGTGTGCTGGCAATGGGCGCCTATATTGCCGGGAAAAAGCACGTTGCCGTTTATGACGGTTCGTGGGCGGAATGGGCATCGCACCCAGATAGTCCGCGTGCATCAGGCACATCATAA
- a CDS encoding nuclear transport factor 2 family protein yields MTPQDAQNLLETLFETLTDQSVPTENLTAFFTPDYVQIVDGKKLDLTAFLQHADTLRHTLIKTDIRFEKIITDGNTIADIHFVHAQKKNGETIHIKVIAFYTLHKGRICRVEELTYLMEGTADDRDLGSRIAQHD; encoded by the coding sequence ATGACACCACAAGACGCGCAAAATCTGCTGGAAACCCTGTTTGAAACCCTGACGGACCAGAGCGTTCCGACAGAAAACCTTACTGCCTTTTTTACCCCGGATTACGTGCAAATCGTTGATGGCAAGAAGCTGGATTTAACGGCGTTTCTGCAACATGCGGATACTTTGCGTCACACCCTGATCAAAACCGACATCCGTTTTGAAAAAATCATTACCGATGGCAACACCATTGCCGATATTCATTTTGTGCATGCGCAAAAGAAAAACGGCGAGACCATCCATATAAAGGTGATTGCCTTTTACACCCTGCACAAAGGCCGCATTTGCCGGGTTGAAGAACTGACCTACCTGATGGAAGGCACGGCGGATGACCGCGACCTGGGATCACGCATCGCCCAACACGATTAA
- a CDS encoding L-lactate permease: protein MIKFILAALPIATILFLMIKANWGAARAGAAAWFVTAAIAFFAFGTPIDMLIVAQAKGVMLALYILYIVWAALILYFVAEEAGAIKTIGAAIRKLTDDRPLQLLILGYVFATFLQGVAGFGVPIAVIAPLLLGMGFSPVLAVAAPMIGHSWSVLFGNMATSFEALIGVTGIPGSELTHYSAILLGLSGFTCGAAVLWLDGGFRTVRRRIVPLVIIAGVMGVAQYMMANYGVWTLGGLTAGIAGLAVSIVVTRFWKPHPDDIAEPNGDDTHHMPLIEGLIPYLVFMVIVGLATFVTPIKQFLNGIELTLSFPAMETLQGWKIAAEDAKGIALFGHPGALLLYTAAISFVFFKLRNQYAAGIGKRIMQRTLKSGLPTSIGMVPVIGLALMMDHAGMTFALAEGGSKLFSGAFAIAYPLVAPLIGALGAFMTGSTNNSNVVFGMFQRHTAELSGLSTALILAAQATGASLGSMLAPSKIMVGCSTVGLSGKEGPVLSVVLKTGMILTLLCGVWTLGILLVTMMLGG from the coding sequence ATGATCAAATTTATTCTGGCGGCCCTGCCCATTGCCACCATTCTGTTTTTAATGATCAAGGCAAACTGGGGGGCGGCCCGTGCCGGGGCGGCTGCGTGGTTTGTTACCGCCGCCATTGCCTTTTTTGCCTTTGGCACCCCAATTGATATGCTCATCGTCGCGCAGGCCAAGGGTGTGATGCTCGCCCTTTATATTCTTTATATCGTGTGGGCGGCATTGATTTTGTATTTTGTCGCCGAAGAAGCCGGGGCCATTAAAACCATTGGCGCGGCCATCCGCAAACTGACCGATGACCGCCCCCTGCAATTGCTGATTTTGGGCTATGTCTTTGCCACCTTTCTGCAAGGGGTTGCCGGTTTTGGCGTACCCATTGCGGTGATAGCACCCTTGTTGCTGGGCATGGGGTTTTCGCCGGTCCTTGCCGTTGCCGCCCCCATGATCGGGCATAGCTGGTCCGTGCTTTTTGGCAATATGGCAACCTCGTTCGAGGCCCTGATTGGTGTGACCGGCATTCCCGGCAGCGAGTTGACCCATTATTCCGCGATTTTGCTGGGCCTTTCGGGCTTTACCTGCGGGGCGGCGGTATTGTGGCTTGATGGTGGTTTTCGCACCGTGCGCCGCCGGATTGTGCCGCTGGTGATTATTGCCGGGGTAATGGGTGTGGCCCAATATATGATGGCAAATTACGGGGTCTGGACCCTGGGCGGGCTGACGGCCGGTATCGCCGGGCTTGCGGTTTCCATTGTTGTCACCCGGTTCTGGAAACCACACCCCGATGACATTGCCGAACCCAATGGCGACGACACGCACCACATGCCGCTGATCGAAGGGTTAATCCCCTATCTGGTTTTTATGGTGATTGTCGGTTTGGCCACCTTTGTGACACCGATCAAACAGTTCCTGAACGGCATCGAACTGACCCTGTCCTTCCCCGCGATGGAAACCTTGCAAGGCTGGAAAATTGCCGCCGAGGATGCCAAAGGCATCGCCCTTTTTGGTCATCCCGGCGCACTTTTGCTTTATACCGCCGCCATCAGTTTTGTCTTTTTCAAACTGCGTAATCAATATGCTGCGGGCATTGGCAAACGCATCATGCAGCGCACGCTTAAAAGCGGCCTGCCCACCAGCATTGGCATGGTGCCGGTCATTGGCCTGGCCCTGATGATGGACCATGCCGGGATGACCTTTGCCCTGGCCGAAGGCGGGTCCAAGCTGTTTTCCGGGGCCTTTGCCATCGCCTATCCGCTGGTGGCCCCGTTAATTGGCGCACTTGGTGCCTTTATGACCGGCAGCACCAATAATTCCAATGTGGTTTTTGGCATGTTCCAGCGCCACACCGCGGAGCTTTCCGGCCTTTCCACCGCACTCATTTTGGCCGCCCAGGCCACGGGTGCTTCGCTTGGCAGCATGCTGGCCCCGTCCAAAATCATGGTGGGATGCTCCACCGTCGGCCTTTCGGGCAAGGAAGGGCCGGTCCTTTCGGTGGTGCTGAAAACCGGGATGATCCTGACCCTGCTTTGCGGGGTTTGGACCCTGGGGATTTTGCTGGTCACAATGATGCTGGGGGGCTAG
- a CDS encoding GNAT family N-acetyltransferase, which produces MSAKKPGKLDVTITYLEMAHQPDRPPAIVPPGKVAIVRAEEPTVSFYRYLYNTVGEPWLWWYRRQLKDNELGAILSSAENHVYVLYVGGVPAGFAELSLILLEDDRTIDLSYMGLIPEFIGKGYGKYLLNWAVDTAWSFSPRRLTVNTCSMDHPSALGAYQRAGFTVYDQQTEIIDDPRDTGLIPASVTQANKTATVKAQKDGEFDNSDTLIVDFPDRAR; this is translated from the coding sequence ATGAGTGCGAAAAAACCGGGAAAACTGGACGTCACCATTACCTATCTGGAAATGGCGCACCAGCCTGACCGCCCACCGGCAATTGTCCCCCCTGGGAAAGTCGCCATCGTCCGCGCAGAAGAACCAACCGTTTCGTTTTATCGCTATCTATATAATACTGTGGGCGAGCCTTGGCTGTGGTGGTATCGCCGCCAGTTGAAAGATAATGAACTGGGTGCGATTCTCTCCAGCGCGGAAAATCACGTTTATGTTCTGTATGTCGGCGGTGTTCCGGCCGGTTTTGCCGAGCTTAGCCTGATCCTGCTGGAAGATGACAGGACGATTGATCTTTCCTATATGGGGTTGATCCCGGAATTCATCGGCAAGGGATATGGCAAATACCTGTTAAACTGGGCTGTTGATACCGCCTGGAGCTTCTCGCCACGCCGATTAACGGTAAATACCTGCTCAATGGACCATCCATCTGCATTAGGGGCTTATCAACGGGCGGGCTTTACTGTATATGACCAACAAACAGAGATTATCGACGATCCGCGTGATACGGGGCTTATTCCCGCCAGTGTGACACAGGCGAACAAGACAGCGACCGTAAAAGCGCAAAAAGATGGCGAATTTGACAATTCGGACACTTTGATCGTTGACTTTCCCGACCGCGCAAGGTAA
- a CDS encoding alanyl-tRNA editing protein, with protein sequence MTELLFRQDAYQQSCVATVTDHVENGVILDQTVFYATSGGQTGDSGILTLENGTELPVSITVKDRESGKPVHVIAEGHDLPAIGSKVTAVLDWETRYRHMRFHTCLHVLCSIVDGGVTGGNIASHKARLDFDMEGSPDKDELTEQLNARLARNAKVYDGLITVEELKANPDLVRTMSVQPPMDGGTVRTVTIEGIDYQPCGGTHVRNTSEIGRVRVSKIEKKGRQNRRINIVFDEQA encoded by the coding sequence ATGACGGAATTGTTATTTCGCCAGGATGCCTATCAGCAAAGCTGTGTTGCCACCGTGACGGACCATGTCGAAAATGGTGTGATCCTTGATCAAACGGTATTTTATGCGACCAGCGGCGGACAAACCGGCGATAGCGGCATCTTGACACTGGAAAATGGAACGGAATTGCCAGTAAGTATCACGGTGAAGGACCGCGAATCGGGCAAGCCGGTTCACGTCATTGCCGAAGGACACGACCTGCCCGCGATTGGCAGCAAGGTGACTGCCGTGCTGGATTGGGAAACACGGTACCGGCACATGCGCTTTCACACCTGCCTGCATGTTTTATGTTCAATTGTCGATGGCGGGGTGACGGGCGGCAACATTGCCAGCCACAAGGCGCGGCTGGATTTTGACATGGAAGGCAGCCCCGACAAGGACGAACTGACTGAACAGCTAAACGCGCGTTTGGCCCGGAATGCCAAGGTTTATGACGGACTGATCACGGTTGAGGAATTAAAGGCCAATCCCGATCTGGTGCGGACCATGTCGGTCCAGCCGCCAATGGATGGTGGCACAGTGCGCACGGTGACAATCGAGGGGATTGATTACCAGCCCTGCGGCGGCACCCACGTACGCAATACATCCGAAATTGGCCGGGTGCGCGTTTCAAAAATCGAAAAGAAAGGCCGCCAGAACCGTCGCATTAATATTGTTTTTGACGAACAGGCATAA
- a CDS encoding AAA family ATPase, with protein MLIILGGLPGCGKSTLAEKLARALPAMWLRIDSIEQALRDADAQYGTGNREMGPEGYMAAYRVAEDNLRLGHWVIADSVNPIAITRDAWRDVASRAQARFCEIELVCSDAVLHRKRIENRISTVENLKLPDWQAVQNREYQPWQSNPLVLDSGLNDADTLFQQALAYIKDAVRV; from the coding sequence ATGCTGATTATTTTGGGCGGATTGCCCGGTTGCGGCAAAAGCACGCTGGCGGAAAAACTGGCCCGGGCCCTTCCTGCCATGTGGCTGCGCATCGACAGCATCGAACAGGCCTTGCGCGATGCCGATGCGCAATATGGCACTGGTAACCGCGAAATGGGCCCGGAGGGTTATATGGCGGCCTATCGGGTGGCAGAGGATAATTTGCGGTTAGGTCATTGGGTGATTGCCGATAGCGTTAATCCCATCGCCATCACCCGTGATGCCTGGCGTGATGTGGCAAGCAGGGCGCAAGCCCGGTTTTGCGAGATTGAACTGGTTTGTTCGGATGCGGTCCTGCATCGCAAGCGGATTGAAAACCGTATATCAACCGTTGAAAACCTGAAATTGCCGGACTGGCAGGCGGTGCAAAACCGTGAATACCAACCCTGGCAAAGCAATCCACTGGTGCTTGATAGCGGCCTGAATGATGCCGATACGTTATTTCAGCAGGCATTGGCATATATTAAGGATGCCGTGCGCGTGTGA
- a CDS encoding PA0069 family radical SAM protein: MRTSPQPTADTRNTPAQDPALLPARAHKGRGAVSNTNGRFEKFSHHAWDDGWLMQSGDGTANGDDDAGGGMPEAPRLKTTLGIDGARSVITRNQSPDVPFDRSINPYRGCEHGCIYCFARPTHAYLGLSPGLDFETKLFWKPDAPALLRKQLAAKTYMPAPIVIGTATDPYQPVEREKQLTRQLIQVLADCRHPFSIITKSALVCRDMDLIAPMARQNRATVAVSVTSLDHRLSNLLEPRASAPHRRLDAIRKLADAGIPVTVLCAPIIPGLNDSEIENLVAACKQAGAQSVSHIVLRLPLEIADLFEEWLQNHYPDRRDKVMSLVRQMRDGKVYDATFGSRMRGSGPIADLIAKRFDLARRKHAMTGRSLDLDCSGFVRPGPDGQLCLF; the protein is encoded by the coding sequence ATGCGGACCAGCCCCCAGCCAACTGCCGATACCCGCAATACCCCCGCACAGGACCCTGCCCTACTGCCTGCCCGTGCGCACAAAGGGCGCGGCGCGGTATCGAATACCAATGGCCGGTTTGAAAAATTTTCGCATCATGCGTGGGATGATGGCTGGTTAATGCAAAGTGGCGATGGCACAGCCAATGGTGATGATGATGCTGGTGGGGGTATGCCAGAGGCCCCACGCCTGAAAACCACATTGGGTATTGATGGCGCACGCAGTGTGATTACCCGCAACCAAAGCCCGGATGTACCATTTGATCGCTCGATCAACCCTTATCGCGGCTGCGAACATGGCTGCATTTACTGTTTTGCCCGGCCAACCCATGCCTATCTGGGCCTGTCTCCGGGGCTGGATTTTGAAACCAAACTGTTCTGGAAGCCCGATGCCCCGGCCCTGCTTCGCAAACAACTGGCGGCCAAAACATATATGCCCGCCCCCATCGTGATTGGCACTGCGACCGACCCTTACCAGCCGGTTGAACGCGAAAAGCAATTAACCCGGCAATTGATCCAGGTGCTGGCCGATTGCCGGCATCCCTTTTCGATCATTACCAAATCGGCCCTTGTCTGCCGCGATATGGACCTTATCGCCCCAATGGCCCGGCAAAACCGGGCAACGGTTGCGGTATCGGTAACGTCACTTGATCACCGATTATCCAACCTGTTGGAACCGCGCGCCAGTGCGCCGCATCGCAGGCTGGATGCCATTCGCAAACTGGCCGATGCGGGTATTCCGGTAACGGTATTATGCGCACCCATTATTCCAGGCCTGAATGACAGCGAAATTGAAAATCTGGTGGCCGCCTGCAAGCAGGCCGGGGCGCAATCGGTTTCGCATATTGTGCTGCGCCTGCCGCTGGAAATTGCCGATTTGTTTGAGGAATGGCTGCAAAACCATTACCCGGACCGGCGCGACAAAGTCATGTCGCTGGTGCGGCAAATGCGCGATGGCAAGGTGTATGATGCCACATTTGGCAGTCGCATGCGCGGCAGCGGCCCAATTGCCGATTTGATTGCCAAAAGGTTTGACCTGGCCCGGCGCAAACACGCCATGACCGGCCGTTCGCTGGACCTGGATTGCAGCGGATTTGTCCGCCCCGGCCCGGATGGGCAGTTATGCCTGTTTTAA
- the rfbB gene encoding dTDP-glucose 4,6-dehydratase, with protein MRVIVTGGAGFIGSALCRYLVGDCGWQVLNLDKLTYAADQRSLAAIEGAPGYRFMQADIADGDKISHILGDYQPDAILHLAAESHVDRSIDGPGDFIQTNIIGTYCLLDAALKYWRNTPADRQKSFRFHHVSTDEVYGSLGAEGLFGENTAYQPTSPYSASKASSDHLVRAWYHTYGLPVVVSNCSNNYGPFQFPEKFIPLMILNAMAGRKLPVYGDGQNIRDWLHVNDHVAALRLILQHGAVGETYNVGGRNEARNIDIVHHILRHVRDLSPHRTLPPDDEMIEFVADRPGHDRRYAIDATKLENRLGWQAQYSLETGLRDTVAWYLNHSGWWQPILDRKYQGQRLGVA; from the coding sequence ATGCGTGTGATCGTCACTGGCGGTGCCGGTTTTATCGGATCGGCCCTGTGTCGCTATCTGGTTGGTGATTGTGGTTGGCAGGTGCTGAACCTGGATAAGCTGACCTACGCGGCCGACCAACGCTCTTTGGCCGCGATCGAGGGCGCACCGGGCTATCGTTTCATGCAGGCTGACATCGCCGATGGTGATAAAATCAGCCATATTCTGGGGGATTATCAGCCCGATGCCATCCTGCATCTGGCCGCTGAAAGCCATGTCGATCGCTCGATCGACGGGCCGGGGGATTTTATCCAGACCAATATTATCGGGACATACTGCCTTTTGGATGCGGCGCTGAAATACTGGCGTAATACGCCTGCAGACCGGCAAAAATCCTTCCGGTTTCATCACGTTTCAACCGACGAGGTTTATGGATCGCTGGGCGCGGAAGGATTGTTTGGCGAAAACACGGCCTATCAACCCACCTCGCCCTATTCGGCCAGTAAGGCATCGTCGGATCATCTGGTGCGGGCCTGGTATCATACCTATGGTCTGCCGGTGGTGGTGTCGAATTGCTCGAACAATTATGGCCCGTTCCAGTTTCCCGAAAAATTCATTCCCTTGATGATTCTCAATGCAATGGCAGGGCGCAAATTGCCGGTTTATGGCGATGGGCAAAATATCCGCGACTGGCTGCATGTAAATGACCATGTTGCCGCCCTGCGCCTGATTTTGCAGCATGGCGCGGTTGGCGAAACCTACAATGTTGGCGGGCGAAATGAAGCGCGCAATATTGATATTGTGCATCACATCCTGCGCCATGTGCGTGACCTTTCCCCGCACCGCACCCTGCCGCCCGATGATGAAATGATCGAATTTGTCGCCGACCGGCCCGGCCATGACCGCCGCTATGCCATTGATGCGACCAAGCTGGAAAACCGCCTGGGCTGGCAGGCGCAATACAGCCTTGAAACCGGCCTGCGCGATACGGTGGCGTGGTATCTGAACCATTCAGGCTGGTGGCAACCGATTTTGGATCGCAAATACCAGGGGCAGCGTCTGGGCGTGGCTTAA
- a CDS encoding GNAT family N-acetyltransferase, producing the protein MTAEPDLIIERLLLTNRDDCDAVINLWYDAGLIEQNSNAQDDLRNCYESGRGSVLIARKAHKQAVIATVMVGHDGKSGWVHYLAVAPSLRGRGHGATMLDMAENILSHVGLEKCSVHAASERAAKFYRRQGYRLTTAPSRSSSTQDDRFYEKRLSS; encoded by the coding sequence GTGACGGCAGAACCAGATCTAATCATCGAACGCCTGTTACTGACAAATCGCGATGATTGCGACGCGGTGATCAATTTATGGTATGATGCCGGATTGATCGAGCAGAACAGCAATGCCCAAGATGATTTGCGCAACTGTTATGAATCAGGCCGGGGATCGGTGCTGATTGCCAGAAAGGCCCACAAGCAAGCGGTGATTGCCACCGTAATGGTAGGCCATGATGGCAAAAGCGGCTGGGTGCATTATCTGGCCGTTGCCCCGTCCTTGCGTGGTCGTGGTCATGGGGCCACCATGCTCGACATGGCCGAAAATATCCTGAGCCACGTTGGTTTGGAAAAATGCAGTGTTCATGCCGCATCCGAACGGGCGGCCAAATTCTATCGTCGTCAGGGATATCGCCTGACAACCGCGCCTTCCCGGTCATCATCCACACAGGATGACCGGTTTTATGAAAAAAGGTTATCTTCATGA